In the genome of Columba livia isolate bColLiv1 breed racing homer chromosome 10, bColLiv1.pat.W.v2, whole genome shotgun sequence, one region contains:
- the ZMYND10 gene encoding zinc finger MYND domain-containing protein 10, which yields MAAPGPAPLLPAEAEALVQALRGTELRDTGGQGWLRQHECIEKLNMHAILSASAGQEQLLIELLVSYGKIPVLIGELISVEIWKHKIFPVLCRLEDFKPRSTFPIYVVLHHEASIINLLETVFFYKEICESAGDSILDLIDYCHRKLTLLAARSANGQIVTLVELHPEDLPNPSSMQELQQQAETMEFEISLKALSVLRFITDQVESLPLSALTRILNTHNLPCLLVELVEHCPWSCRQAGKIKKFENGTWHVVPPEDQVKMTKLDGQVWLALLNLLLSPECQRKYHFNGFNKSQLLKLRAFLTDILIDQLPNLVEMQRFLSHLAVTEPAPPKKDLILEQVPVIRDHILKNNAGKWEAIAKHQVKHIFSPTEEELKLQARRWAQTYSLDMMEALAPDKPRCRVCGVEAAKRCSRCRNEWYCTRACQVQHWQKHKAACNLMAGTLGRVGSL from the exons ATGGCCGCCCCTGGGCCGGCGCCGCTGCTGCCCGCCGAGGCCGAGGCGCTGGTGCAAGCGCTGCGGGGCACCGAGCTGCGGGACACCGGCGGGCAGGG ATGGCTTCGGCAGCACGAGTGCATAGAGAAGCTCAACATGCACGCCATTCTGAGCGCTTCTGCGGgtcaggagcagctcctcattGAGCTGCTGGTCAGCTATGGCAAG ATTCCTGTTCTCATTGGGGAACTGATCTCCGTGGAGATCTGGAAGCACAAGATCTTTCCTGTGCTGTGCCGGCTGGAGGACTTCAAGCCAAGAAGTACCTTCCCCATCTATGTGGTG CTGCATCATGAAGCTTCCATCATTAACCTCTTGGAGACGGTGTTTTTTTACAAG GAAATCTGCGAGTCAGCAGGGGACAGCATTCTGGATTTAATTGATTATTGCCACCGAAAACTGACCCTGCTGGCAGCTCGGAGCGCCAATGGACAGATAGTGACCCTGGTGGAGCTTCATCCTGAGGATCTGCCCAACCCCTCGTCCATGCAG gagctgcagcagcaggcggAGACGATGGAGTTTGAGATTTCCCTGAAAGCCCTGTCCGTGCTGCGGTTCATCACCGATCAGGTGGAGAG TCTGCCCCTGAGCGCGCTGACGCGGATACTGAACACCCACAATCTGCCCTGCCTCCTTGTCGAGCTGGTGGAACATTGCCCCTGGAGCTGCCGCCAAGCAG GCAAAATCAAGAAGTTTGAGAATGGCACATGGCACGTGGTACCCCCTGAAGACCAGGTGAAGATGACCAAACTTGATGGGCAGGTGTGGCTTGCTCTCCTCAACCTCCTGCTCAGCCCCGAATGCCAGCGCAAGTACCACTTCAATGGCTTCAACAAGAGCCAGCTCCTCAAG CTTCGTGCATTCCTGACGGACATCCTTATTGACCAGCTGCCCAACCTTGTGGAGATGCAGAGATTTCTGAGCCACCTTGCAGTGACAGAGCCGGCTCCCCCTAAAAAGGATCTCATCCTGGAGCAG GTTCCTGTCATCCGCGACCACATCCTCAAGAACAACGCAGGGAAGTGGGAGGCCATCGCCAAGCACCAGGTGAAgcacatcttcagccccaccgAGGAGGAGCTGAAGCTCCAGGCACGCAG GTGGGCACAGACCTACAGCCTGGACATGATGGAGGCTCTCGCCCCTGACAAGCCCCGATGCAGGGTGTGTGGTGTGGAGGCAGCCAAGCGGTGCTCTCGCTGCCGGAACGAGTGGTACTGCACGCG GGCGTGCCAGGTCCAGCACTGGCAGAAGCACAAGGCTGCTTGCAACCTGATGGCCGGGACGCTGGGGAGAGTGGGCAGCCTGTAA
- the NPRL2 gene encoding GATOR1 complex protein NPRL2 isoform X2: MEKKLIGCPVCIEHKKYSRNALLFNLGFVCDARAKACALEPIVKKLAGYLTTLELESGFISNEESKQKLVPIMTILLEELNAKGKCTLPIDESNTIHLKVIEQRPDPPIVQEYDVPVFTQDKDDFFNSQWDLTTQQILPYIDGFRHVQKISAEADVELNLVRIAVQNLLYYGVVTLVSILQYSNVYCTTPKVQDLVDDKCLQEECLSYVTKQGHKRASLRDVFQLYCGLSPGTTVRDLISRYTLQLQRVDERRLIQFGLMKGLIRRLQKYPVKVARDERSHPARLYTGCHSYDEICCKTGMSYKELDERLENDPNIIVCWK; encoded by the exons ATGGAGAAGAAGCTGATTGGCTGCCCCGTCTGTATCGAGCACAAGAAGTACAGCCGAAATGCTCTGCTCTTCAACCTGGGCTTTGTGTGCGATGCCAGAGCCAAGGCCTGTGCACTGGAGCCCATAGTGAAGAAGCTGGCTGGCTACCTCACCACTCTCGAG CTGGAAAGTGGCTTCATCTCCAATGAGGAGagtaaacagaagctggtcCCCATCATGACCATTCTGCTGGAGGAACTGAACGCCAAAGGAAAGTGCACCCTTCCCATAG ATGAGTCAAACACCATCCACCTGAAGGTGATCGAGCAGCGCCCAGACCCCCCCATCGTACAGGAGTACGATGTCCCCGTCTTCACCCAAGACAAGGATGACTTCTTCAACTCCCAGTGGGACCTCACCACACAGCAG ATCCTGCCCTACATTGATGGCTTTCGGCATGTCCAGAAGATTTCCGCAGAAGCTGACGTGGAGCTGAACTTGGTGCGCATTGCCGTGCAAAACCTGCT GTACTATGGGGTTGTCACGCTTGTCTCCATACTCCAG TACTCAAACGTCTACTGCACCACGCCAAAGGTCCAGGACCTGGTGGATGACAAGTGTCTCCAGGAAGAGTGTCTGTCTTACGTTACCAAACAAG GGCACAAGCGGGCCAGCCTCAGGGACGTCTTCCAGCTGTACTGCGGGTTGAGCCCTGGCACAACGGTGCGAGACCTCATCTCCCGCTACACCCTGCAACTCCAGAGGGTGGATGAGAG gaGGCTCATCCAGTTTGGCTTGATGAAGGGCCTTATCCGTCGGCTCCAGAAATACCCTGTCAAGGTTGCCCGGGATGAGCGGAGCCACCCAGCCCGGCTGTACACGGGCTGCCACAGCTACGATGAGATCTGCTGCAAGACAG GCATGAGTTACAAGGAGCTGGATGAGCGCCTAGAGAACGACCCCAACATCATCGTGTGCTGGAAATGA
- the NPRL2 gene encoding GATOR1 complex protein NPRL2 isoform X1 translates to MGGRIECVFFSEFHPTLGPKITYQVPEDFISRELFDTIQVYVITKPELQNKLITVTAMEKKLIGCPVCIEHKKYSRNALLFNLGFVCDARAKACALEPIVKKLAGYLTTLELESGFISNEESKQKLVPIMTILLEELNAKGKCTLPIDESNTIHLKVIEQRPDPPIVQEYDVPVFTQDKDDFFNSQWDLTTQQILPYIDGFRHVQKISAEADVELNLVRIAVQNLLYYGVVTLVSILQYSNVYCTTPKVQDLVDDKCLQEECLSYVTKQGHKRASLRDVFQLYCGLSPGTTVRDLISRYTLQLQRVDERRLIQFGLMKGLIRRLQKYPVKVARDERSHPARLYTGCHSYDEICCKTGMSYKELDERLENDPNIIVCWK, encoded by the exons ATGGGCGGCAGGATTGAGTGCGTGTTCTTCAGCGAGTTCCACCCCACGCTGGGGCCCAAGATCACCTACCAG GTCCCGGAGGATTTCATCTCTCGGGAGCTCTTTGACACCATCCAGGTGTACGTGATCACGAAGCCCGAGCTGCAGAACAAGCTGATCACCGT AACAGCCATGGAGAAGAAGCTGATTGGCTGCCCCGTCTGTATCGAGCACAAGAAGTACAGCCGAAATGCTCTGCTCTTCAACCTGGGCTTTGTGTGCGATGCCAGAGCCAAGGCCTGTGCACTGGAGCCCATAGTGAAGAAGCTGGCTGGCTACCTCACCACTCTCGAG CTGGAAAGTGGCTTCATCTCCAATGAGGAGagtaaacagaagctggtcCCCATCATGACCATTCTGCTGGAGGAACTGAACGCCAAAGGAAAGTGCACCCTTCCCATAG ATGAGTCAAACACCATCCACCTGAAGGTGATCGAGCAGCGCCCAGACCCCCCCATCGTACAGGAGTACGATGTCCCCGTCTTCACCCAAGACAAGGATGACTTCTTCAACTCCCAGTGGGACCTCACCACACAGCAG ATCCTGCCCTACATTGATGGCTTTCGGCATGTCCAGAAGATTTCCGCAGAAGCTGACGTGGAGCTGAACTTGGTGCGCATTGCCGTGCAAAACCTGCT GTACTATGGGGTTGTCACGCTTGTCTCCATACTCCAG TACTCAAACGTCTACTGCACCACGCCAAAGGTCCAGGACCTGGTGGATGACAAGTGTCTCCAGGAAGAGTGTCTGTCTTACGTTACCAAACAAG GGCACAAGCGGGCCAGCCTCAGGGACGTCTTCCAGCTGTACTGCGGGTTGAGCCCTGGCACAACGGTGCGAGACCTCATCTCCCGCTACACCCTGCAACTCCAGAGGGTGGATGAGAG gaGGCTCATCCAGTTTGGCTTGATGAAGGGCCTTATCCGTCGGCTCCAGAAATACCCTGTCAAGGTTGCCCGGGATGAGCGGAGCCACCCAGCCCGGCTGTACACGGGCTGCCACAGCTACGATGAGATCTGCTGCAAGACAG GCATGAGTTACAAGGAGCTGGATGAGCGCCTAGAGAACGACCCCAACATCATCGTGTGCTGGAAATGA
- the LOC135580452 gene encoding transmembrane reductase CYB561D2: protein MALTAETESRLYRSLRAAAGAAAHLVALGFPTAVAVLARPGSSLFSWHPLLMALAFSFLMTEALLIFSPETSLLRSFSRKVKVRVHWALQLLALLCALLGLGIITYNKHLNGKPHFATWHGLTGLLAVLYASGQCAGGVLLLYPKLMKNWTLAKLKLYHATSGLVGYLLGCASLMLGMCSLWFTTSVTSVSWYLAMLCPLLTSLVIMNQVSNAYLYRKRSQH from the exons ATGGCCCTGACAGCCGAGACCGAGTCCCGGCTGTACCGCTCCCTGCGCGCCGccgccggcgccgccgcccACCTCGTGGCGCTGGGCTTCCCCACCGCCGTGGCCGTGCTGGCGCGGCCCGGATCGA GTCTGTTCTCCTGGCACCCGCTGCTCATGGCCCTCGCG TTCTCGTTCCTGATGACGGAAGCCCTGCTGATATTCTCCCCGGAGACCTCGCTGCTGCGCTCCTTCTCCCGCAAAGTCAAAGTGCGGGTGCACTGGGCCCTCCAGCTGCTCGCCCTCCTCTGCGCCCTCCTGGGACTGGGCATCATCACCTACAACAAGCACCTGAACGGCAAGCCCCACTTCGCCACCTGGCACGGGCTGACAGGGCTGCTGGCCGTGCTGTATGCCAGCGGGCAGTGCGCAGGCGGGGTGCTCCTGCTCTACCCCAAGCTGATGAAGAACTGGACGCTGGCCAAGCTCAAGCTGTACCACGCAACCTCGGGGCTGGTGGGCTAcctgctgggctgtgccagcCTGATGCTGGGCATGTGCTCCCTGTGGTTCACCACCTCGGTGACCAGTGTCTCCTGGTACCTCGCCATGCTGTGTCCCCTTCTCACCAGCCTGGTTATCATGAACCAGGTGAGCAACGCTTACCTGTACCGCAAGCGGAGCCAGCACTGA
- the TMEM115 gene encoding transmembrane protein 115, with the protein MRRYLPVARQHFLAALAGTSVVVKSLSAAVVLLYLLSFGLDTAYGLGVTPGYLLPPNFWVWTLLTQGLVEERAWGLAASLATLGVAGRLLEPLWGALELLVFFAVVNVSVGLLGALAYFLTYVASFHFAYLFAVRIHGGLGFLGGVLVALKQTMGDSTVLKVPQVRMKAVPMLLLLLLALLRLTTLIESNVLASYGFGLLSSWVYLRFYQRHSRGRGDMSDHFAFATFFPEILQPVVGLVANLVHGILVKVKVCRKTVKRYDVGAPSSITISLPGTDPQDAERRRQLALKALNERLKRVEDQSAWPSMEDEEEEAVVAKADTPLLPDPSAAGKGSGQESSLITFQDAPSQL; encoded by the exons ATGCGGCGGTACCTGCCGGTAGCCCGGCAGCACTTCCTGGCGGCGCTGGCCGGCACCAGCGTGGTGGTGAAGTCGCTGAGCGCCGCCGTGGTCCTGCTCTACCTGCTCTCCTTCGGCCTGGACACGGCCTATGGCCTGGGGGTGACCCCCGGCTACCTCCTGCCCCCCAACTTCTGGGTGTGGACGCTGCTGACGCAGGGGCTGGTGGAGGAGCGGGCCTGGGGCCTGGCGGCCAGCCTGGCCACGCTGGGGGTGGCCGGGCGGCTGCTGGAGCCCCTCTGGGGcgccctggagctgctggtgttctTCGCGGTGGTGAACGTCTCGGTGGGGCTCCTGGGGGCCCTCGCCTACTTTCTCACCTACGTGGCCTCCTTCCACTTCGCCTACCTGTTCGCTGTGCGCATCCACGGCGGGCTGGGCTTCCTCGGGGGAGTCCTGGTGGCCCTCAAGCAGACGATGGGGGACAGCACCGTCCTGAAGGTGCCACAGGTCAGAATGAAGGCTGTCCccatgctcctgctgcttctcctggctctgctgcgcctcaccaccctcatcgaGAGCAATGTACTGGCCTCATACGGCTTCGGGCTCCTCTCCAGCTGGGTCTATCTCCGTTTCTACCAGCGGCACAGTAGAGGCCGTGGAGACATGTCCGACCACTTCGCCTTTGCCACTTTCTTCCCTGAGATCCTGCAGCCCGTGGTGGGTCTGGTGGCCAATCTGGTGCACGGCATCCTGGTGAAGGTGAAGGTCTGCCGCAAGACAGTCAAACGCTACGACGTGGGTGCCCCGTCATCCATCACCATCAGCCTGCCAGGAACAGACCCCCAGGATGCCGAGAGGAGAAG GCAGCTGGCCCTGAAGGCCCTGAACGAGCGGCTGAAGCGCGTGGAGGACCAGTCGGCCTGGCCTAGCatggaggatgaggaggaggaggcagtgGTGGCAAAGGCTGACACTCCGCTGTTACCTGACCCCAGTGCGGCCGGTAAGGGCTCTGGCCAGGAGTCCAGCCTCATCACCTTCCAGGACGCCCCATCCCAGCTGTGA